The Candidatus Campbellbacteria bacterium genomic sequence TGGGAAAGCGCTACTTCTTTCTACCAGCATCTATTGTGGCTGTTGTCGGGTTTGTCACTGCACAAAGTATTCTTTCAATATGGGTTTTTCTCACCAGCTTCTTTATATGGACATCGGTCGTTGGAGTTTTCTTCAGCTTTATCGGAATATTCTTTTTCGGCCTCGCACCGATCGCTATAGTCACTGCTCCCTTTGTTGTCTGGATCAAGATTGGCCTAGTTGAATTTATAGCAGTCCTGATATTCTTCCTGACCGCACTATTCTGGTATGGATTTTCTAAAATGGCATTTCCAGACCATTCATGGAACTCTACACCTGATGATTTCCTTGGCTACTCACCACACACATTTCTTCTCGGAGCACTTTCCTTTCAAGTTATTGCGCTCCCTTTCTATCACTTTGAGGCAATGGGCATAGGAAACTTTATCTCGGACTTTGGAGGCTTTATCTTTCTTGTTCTTGCTCTCATAGCATCATTTAAATGGCGGTCCGCAAAAAAGAAACTCTCGCCGGCTGAAAAAGAAAATCTTTATCGCCCTTCTGCATGGGTATTCTTCCTCGGATTTATGGTTACAAACCTACTCTATATGCAATTTCAGCAGGTTTATGATGCACCAACTGCTGTGTTGTTCTGGCTCAACGGCTTCTTCCTAGTCGTGTTGATCGGAAGATTTTTTGGAATGTTTAAAAAGAAGAAGCAAATTGAACTTGTGCCCACCGTTCATACCGATTAATTTTATGATTAATTTTTTCAATAAAAAATTCAAAGACGACAAGACTGCAGATGCATATGAGCGGGGAATTTCCTATCAGCGTGCCGGCGACTACAAAGCGGCAATCCAGAAGCTTCTTGAGGCAGTAAATGACGATCCGGCTTTTGTTGAGGCTTACAACAGTCTGGGGCTTACATTTAAAAAGATGGGGGATTTTGATAATGCAATAAAATACTACAACTTGGGAATCGAGGCATACTTCCAGACTATCTACGATGAAATAAAAATGAAGCCAGTGAGAGAGGTCAGCAATCGATATGCTTCGACCCATTCTGAAACATGGATGGATGTTGCCACTCAGATAGCAATAAAAAACAGTGCGAGAGACGGAATAAAGAATGCAAAATTTCCGACTGGTGAAAACGCTCTAAAAATGTCTGGGCAGAATTATATCGCAGGACAGGCATTCCATGATGAAAAAGATACACGATACATCCTACCGGCATATTTCAGTGCTGTTTATGAGGCTCTCAAGTCAAGCATTCTTTATTCCATACTCGTAAATAACGCGGGAACAGTTTTTGCAGAAGAAGGAGACAAAGTGCAGGCCGCCAAATGCTTCAAGGAATCAATGGAATTTATTCCCGATGGAGCAGAATATAACGATCCTATGCTCGGCCTACAAGAACTTGGATCGACTACAGACTACGATTCCGGCGAGAAAAGTTTTGTAGCTAAGCTAACAGAAAGACTCGAAAAATTCGCTGATTCGAAGGGCAAGATCATATGTTCTAAATGTGGAGAAACTGCTCCATTCTTCGGAATGAGGGGTCATTGTCTAAATTGCAATGAATCATTCGATAATAGCCGACGCGCGGATCAGCTCCTTGTAGCCTTAGAGTATCTCTATACCTTTATTGATGAATGCGATGAGTCACTTCATATACATAAAGACGCGGTACTAAACGCACTCGCAAATTTTCAGAAAAAAATTAATGATTCCCAGATCTATCCCGAGGAAAGTGACATGGATTCCTTGAGGCATTTAATAAGAGATCTAGGCCAGATTGGCGGTAATAAATGCGGAGGTGCGATAGATATACCAAAGGATGGTAAATTTGGAATACATCTGCTGCAGAAGGACGGTATGGTTTCCAAGGACGCGGCTGAACTTTTGAGTCCGGTACTTTTATCAATAATGTTTATCACTAAAACCTATAACTAAAATGATTGCTCCAATTAAAAATTTTATGAAAAAATATGCAAGCAAAACGATCCGATATGTAGTCGCATCCATCGCTTTTATTGCACTGAGTTTTATCAGCTATGCAATATATGACAGTGTGATGTATGGTGGTACCGATTCAACAGATCAATATGTTACGGATGCAGACTCTGACTGCTCAGTGCTGGGAATAAATTTGCACGGGGATCTCTATACCTATATCCCAAGTACAAACAGCGAAGATCCTACAGAGGACAGTGATGTTGTGGCAAGCGAGGAAATAATGGGCCTAATAGAGCAGGCCAACGATGATGAGAATATCAAAGGAATAATTGTAGAGGTGGATTCTTTTGGAGGTTACCCTGTTGCAGGGGAGGAAGTTGCAAATGCAATTAAAGCGTCCAGGAAGCCGGTGGTTGCCTTTATAAGACAAAGTGGAACTTCTGCAGCGTACTGGGCAGTAATTACTGCCGATCGAATATTTGCATCAAAAAATTCAGATATCGGAAGCATAGGTGTTACGATTTCCTATCTCGAGAATGTTGGGAAAAATGAAAAAGACGGACTTTCATATGTTCAGCTGAGCGCAGGTAAATATAAGGATGCCGGTAGTCCAGACAAGCCGCTTACCGCGGAAGAAAAGGCTTTAATAATTAGAGATTTGAAAATTATCCATGAGAATTTTATCAAGGAAGTTTCAGAAAACAGAGATATCCCCATTGAAAAGGTTCGAGCTATAGCGGACGGATCATCGGTCCTGGGCGAGCGAGCAAAAGAACTCGGACTGATCGATGAAATCGGCGGATATTCGGAAGCAAAGAGTTACATAGAGAAAGAGATAGGCGAAAAAGCAGAAATTTGTTGGCAGTAACTAAAATGATTGGCACACACTCTAAAACAATTATTGATACTATCAGAATAGCGAGGCCTGTACATGCATGGCGTACAGTTCTTTTTAACTGCGACTGTCATACGTTTGATGCTGTTATCGAGCAGATCATGAAGGCAATAAACTGTTCAGAGTCAACTGCATCCCAACTTGCCAATGTGGCGGATCAGCTAGGTAGTGTCACTGTCTTTACAGGAGCTAAAGAGAGATGTGAGGCGATCGCAAATGTGCTCGGTGCTATCAGATTGAAGGTTGATGTTACTCAATGAAATTAATTTAATATTATGGCATCAATAAAAGATTACGAAGGATTTGAAATAAAGATAACGCCTGAATATGTAAATTGGTGGTCTTATTACATAGAATTTTTGTATAAAAATAAGCCTCTATTTAATCCTGAATTGATAAGAGCTGACCAGCGGTCTCACGAATACAGTAGTTGGGCGCTACTACCAATGCTTGAGAAAGCAATAGAATGCACAACGCCGGATGAAAAATTTGGATGGGGAGAATGGGAAGATGAGTCAGCAATTACGATTGAGTATAAAAAAATTAATAAACAGGCAACGGACGGGTTCTTCATATTTGAAGCCTTTATTTCATCCTTCTTTTTCAGCGAAGGAAGTAGCAACACTATGGATCAACCAGCTGGTCTTAGGTTGATGATTCTTGAGCGAGATGAGCTCAAAAAGTTTTACAACGACCTTAAATTAGAAATGGCAACAGTCGTCCGATCTCTGACACATCCTAGGGAGATAACTGGATCGCAACCAATAGAAAAGACGCAGACAGTTAAAATGGCCGATCTGAACGTGGATATGCCGATAAAGCATGGTGAATTGCCACTGGCTCTAGTAAACAAGATAAAGAACTTTAAACAAATGCTGGGTGATATGGATCAGACATCTTTAGAGGGGACACTGGAGAATTTTCGTCGAGATACAAATCCAGAAAAGGAAATTGCGATCTGGGAAAGCATTGCGACGGTATATAAGGATTCTGTTTCAAAAAATCCACATATGACGTTTGAGGAAAAACGAGCGATATACAGAGATTTGCTTCAGCGATCAATGGAGACAAACCCCATAAAGGTAACTCGCCAGGAATAGAAGGATGTGCTATGCTCTAAACACAAATGCAACGCTTTAGATTTAACTAGCCGCCAATGAAAATCGCACCTCTTGCGATTCTTCTTGGTGGCTTTTCTATTTGCCGTTGTAGCTCAATGGAAGAGCATACCCTTGAAACGGGTGGGACAGAAGTTCGATTCTTCTCAACGGCACCACGCCCTCGTGGTCCAATGGATAGGATGCCTCTGTTCTAATGAGGAAGGTGCAGGTTCAAGTCCTGCCGAGGGCACACATAAAATGTTTCTAAGATATTAACTTTTATCATTTATTTCTGTGATTCCTTTAAACGCCTCAATTTCCATCTGAACATGACGATACAGTTCGTCGGAAATATCTTCATTCTTAAATTCCACTTTGCGCTTTAGATTGTTGACTTCTAAGTACAGTCGTCGTTTTTTGTCCTCAAAATCGTAGAGGACAATCAAAGTAAAAGAGCCGTCGAGTTTTTCATGGTACCAGAGTGTTGCTTTTTCTCCTTCCCAAATATGCCCATTTTTCCGTAAGTCTTTAAATGGATCAAATTCGATTTTTTGCATACTTTGAATTTAACATATTAATCTTGCCGCTCGTAATGTCCTTCTAGAGACTTTTTATGTAAGAATGGTATAATCAAGTTAAGATGATTCCAGAAGAAGAAAAAAACGCCATATGGGCTGAAATTAAGCAGAAGTCTCCTGATCTAATCAAGGTTTTTCTTTCTATAAAAAATGAGGACGAGCTCAAAGCTTTTTTCCGCGATCTTATGAGCGAACGTGATCTCCGTGAATTCGCTATGCGATGGGAGGTTGCAAAGAAACTAGATGCCGGCGTTCCGTTTTCGCAGATTCAGGAAGAATCCGGTGAGTCTCCAGTCACTATCACAAAAATAAATCGCTGGCTCAAAGAAGGCTGTGGAGGATATAAAATGATGATTGATCGCCTCAAGGGCGAGGAAAAATAAACTAGTAAGCTCAGCAATAACAATATACAATAAACTCGGCCAAGTTCTTTTTATTGTCCGAAACAAAACTCTAAACAAGGGAGGGTTCCATGAAGTCAGCAAATCAGAAGGCTCGTCATGGAACCTGCGTGGTTTCCTTTGACGTAGCAAGCAGTTTTCAGTCTTTCCGCACAAAAGGCCTGAGAGTCCTCGAAAAGGGTGACCCAATCTTTGCTCGTCTACGCCAAAACCTACTCGATGTGGTAGTGAAGGCAATGCCGAACATCGAGATATGTCCAATCGACAAGGATGAGTTTAGGTCCAAGATCTGGGAGCAGGTCAATCGGCGAGTTATCGGCAGCAATCGACACGCTGTTCTGGTTACTTGTTCAGAGATGGCAGAGCTCAACCTGAACGAAGGCTTAAGCCTTAGTATCAACCGACTGTTCGATACAGACGGAAACATGCTCGGGTACGGTCCTCGACCAGGTTTTGAATATCTGAATAGGCAATTTGACGAGCTTGCTCGAAAGATCGCCGGCAGACCAGTTGTTCTAGCCAAGGAAGGAGCCTTCAGGGGCCACACTTGCCAGCTTATCCTCAAGGAATTGGCAGTGCGCAACGTCAAAGTTGTGAGCCTTATCATTGGGTTCTGCGACGTCGAAGCAAAAGCTTCAATCGAGCAGGAATTTAATGGCGAGTTTGGAACCATCTACACATTCGACAAACTGATCGAATGGGTTGCTGACCGCGATCTGATTCCGTTCATGCCCGGTTGTGGGCGTGTTCTTGGAGAGCGTTCGGTTCATAGCTTCATGCCAGTGAGAACCGCTGATGGCTTCAGTTGCTCATTTCCGTATGTACTGCCGTTCGGCAAGATGGAG encodes the following:
- a CDS encoding tetratricopeptide repeat protein, whose protein sequence is MINFFNKKFKDDKTADAYERGISYQRAGDYKAAIQKLLEAVNDDPAFVEAYNSLGLTFKKMGDFDNAIKYYNLGIEAYFQTIYDEIKMKPVREVSNRYASTHSETWMDVATQIAIKNSARDGIKNAKFPTGENALKMSGQNYIAGQAFHDEKDTRYILPAYFSAVYEALKSSILYSILVNNAGTVFAEEGDKVQAAKCFKESMEFIPDGAEYNDPMLGLQELGSTTDYDSGEKSFVAKLTERLEKFADSKGKIICSKCGETAPFFGMRGHCLNCNESFDNSRRADQLLVALEYLYTFIDECDESLHIHKDAVLNALANFQKKINDSQIYPEESDMDSLRHLIRDLGQIGGNKCGGAIDIPKDGKFGIHLLQKDGMVSKDAAELLSPVLLSIMFITKTYN
- a CDS encoding S49 family peptidase, producing MKKYASKTIRYVVASIAFIALSFISYAIYDSVMYGGTDSTDQYVTDADSDCSVLGINLHGDLYTYIPSTNSEDPTEDSDVVASEEIMGLIEQANDDENIKGIIVEVDSFGGYPVAGEEVANAIKASRKPVVAFIRQSGTSAAYWAVITADRIFASKNSDIGSIGVTISYLENVGKNEKDGLSYVQLSAGKYKDAGSPDKPLTAEEKALIIRDLKIIHENFIKEVSENRDIPIEKVRAIADGSSVLGERAKELGLIDEIGGYSEAKSYIEKEIGEKAEICWQ
- a CDS encoding ATP-dependent Clp protease adaptor ClpS; this encodes MIGTHSKTIIDTIRIARPVHAWRTVLFNCDCHTFDAVIEQIMKAINCSESTASQLANVADQLGSVTVFTGAKERCEAIANVLGAIRLKVDVTQ